One Bacillus sp. FJAT-45037 DNA window includes the following coding sequences:
- a CDS encoding IS3 family transposase — protein sequence MAFELKEEGFRLKDILVVVGIPEATYHYHVKNFGKEDPDRELKELIIDLFKKFHERYGYKRITKELKKSGRCVNHKKVYRLMRDLGLKCVKFMQKSRRYNSYKGKIGKIAKNRLSRRFNTPIPYQKLVTDITEFKCLGEEKLYLNPILDLYNGEIIAFGIKKRPTLDLVMEPLKETIEVIETQATYRTTIHSDQGWHYQHNQWVRTLKENKVFQSMSRKATCADNASMENFFGILKQEMYYGEELVSYEELKWQIEEYIYWYNHQRSKEKLAGLSPVEYRTKTSQLAA from the coding sequence GTGGCATTCGAACTCAAAGAAGAGGGATTCCGATTAAAAGATATTCTCGTTGTCGTGGGTATTCCAGAAGCAACCTACCACTATCATGTTAAAAACTTCGGGAAAGAAGATCCGGACAGAGAACTAAAAGAACTCATTATTGATCTTTTTAAGAAGTTTCATGAACGCTATGGTTATAAACGCATCACGAAGGAATTAAAGAAATCAGGCCGTTGTGTTAATCATAAAAAAGTGTATCGACTTATGAGGGACCTAGGATTAAAATGTGTAAAATTTATGCAGAAGTCCCGTAGATACAATTCCTATAAGGGGAAAATTGGAAAGATAGCCAAGAACCGATTATCCCGCCGTTTTAACACACCTATCCCGTATCAAAAACTAGTAACCGACATCACAGAATTCAAATGTCTGGGAGAAGAAAAATTGTATTTAAATCCGATCCTCGACCTTTACAATGGAGAAATTATCGCTTTTGGTATCAAGAAACGACCAACACTAGATCTTGTCATGGAACCTTTAAAAGAAACAATAGAGGTAATAGAAACTCAGGCAACCTATCGTACAACTATCCACTCTGATCAAGGCTGGCATTATCAGCACAACCAATGGGTGAGGACCTTAAAAGAAAATAAAGTATTCCAAAGCATGTCACGTAAAGCGACCTGTGCAGACAATGCTTCGATGGAGAATTTCTTTGGTATTTTGAAACAAGAAATGTATTATGGGGAAGAATTAGTGAGCTATGAAGAATTAAAATGGCAGATTGAAGAATATATCTACTGGTACAATCATCAACGATCAAAAGAAAAATTGGCTGGATTAAGTCCAGTCGAATACCGAACAAAAACCAGCCAATTAGCTGCATAA